CCTGCCTTCCAGCCAATCAGAAGTCCCGCACgcttcctcccccccgcccaagtAGGCGTTTCCCTGGCAACGGGAAGGGTCGCCGAGCATTATCCTCGAGCGCCGCCCAATCACGAAGCTCGCCCGCCCGCCTTCCAGCCAATCAGAAGTCCCGATCGCTTCCTTTTTTTTGCCCCAGCAACGGGGCGTCTCCCTGGCAACGGGAAGCGTAGCCGAGCATCCCCGAGCGCCGCCCAATCACGAAGCTCGCCCGCCCGCCTTCCAGCCAATCAGAAGTCCCGATCGCTTCCCCAGCAACGGGGCGTTTCCCTGGCAACGGGAAGCGTCTCCGAGCATccccgagccgccgccgccgccgcctcggccccGCAGGCGACCGCTCTCCATGGCTCAGGAcgagccgggccccggggacgAGCTGTcggaggaagacgaggagctggACGGGCTGAAGGAGGCCCTGGCCAACCTGCGGCAGCTCTCCGACGAGGAGAAGAACGAGAAGGCCCTCCTGCGCTCCCGCATCCTGGAGCAGTCGCAGCTCATCTGCATCCTGAAACGACGGGCCGACGAGGCCCAGGAGCGCTGCCGGATCCTGGACCAGCTCAACTCCGAGCTGGAGGAGGAACGGGACCGACAGGTCGAGAGGCTGGAGGCCCAGAACCGGCTCCTGGAGGCCCGGTTCGGGGAGCTGGCGGCCAACCACGAGGAGATGATCCGCTTCATGAAGGAGCACAAGCGGCAGAACGCCCGGCTGAGGGAGGAGAACGAGCTGCTCAAGATCCAGCACAGGAACCACTTCAGCCAAGCCCTGAGGGATCGGGAGGCCGAGGTGGACCAGCTCACCGCCCGAGAAGAGGCCCTGTCCAAGGAACTGGGGGACCTCAAGGCCCAGTACGCCCAGGACGCCCACAGGGCCCAGGCGCGGGAGAAGGAGCTGCTGGAAGCGCAGAGCCAGCAGGCCTGCGCCCACGCCGGCGAAGCCCACTCGCTGCAAGGCCAGCTGCAGAGCCTGCAGGAGCAACACCGGGACACCCTGGGGAGGCTGGAGAAGGCCGAAGAGTTGCAACGGGTGCAGGGCGGCGAGCTGCGAGCCAGGCTGCAGGCCCTGGCCCGGGAGAAGGAGGAGCTGCTCCAGCTGTCCATGCACAGGGGCAAGACCCTTCAGCTCAAGCAGGAGGAGATCGGCACGCtgctggagaagctggaggccgCCGAGAAGGCCAGGGAGACGGCCGTGGACCGCTTCGAGCGAGAGGCCGCGGCGGTGGATAGCAACCTGAGGGTCCAGGACCTGCAGCGCCAGGTCGGGGGCATCCAGAAGGCCTACGACGAGCTCCTGCTCCGTTCCGAAGCCTTCAAGAAGCACAGCCTGGACTTGCTGACCAAAGAGAGAGAACTCAACGCCAAACTGCGCCACCTCCTTCCTTAAGGACgccctcttcaccgtccccctttctctGGAGCCTGTGTGGGGCTTGGGTTCCCGCAAAGTAAACACACGCCCGGTCCTATGCGTCCCCTAGTTATCGGCCCGAAAGCCCCGTCTCTTATCCCACCCCTAAGTCGCAGCAGGCTGGCACTATTTCCCCCGTGTTGCCGCCGAAGGCAAGTTCCTCGGTAGGACCCAGGAGATTAGGAAGCGCAGGGCTGTAAACCTATCCTCCAGCTTACAGTTGAATTGCCCTCCGCCGCTCAGATCCCGGCTGTGGAGTTTAAGTCGATGAGTACCGAGAAATATTCAATGAAAGTTTAACCTGCCATGATGtttcctgttttcctttttttaaaagacCGCTGTTTAAATAGTAATTTTTAGAGAAGGGACAGGCGCGAGTTGCTCCTTCAAAATTACACGTGTTATAAGTGACCTTGAACTCAGGATAAAACAGTAACAGACTTTTCTGTCACCGCCTCGCAAGCCCCGTAACCTCCACCttaacccatctctctcattcaacccacacggtGCATCTGTCAATAAACGATTTTGCTTCTCCTgtacaacatctccagaatccagtCTTCCCTTCTCTATTCAAACTGCCACCTTGTTGTTCCGAGAGCTCATCATTTCCCGCCTCTACTGCCTCTGGCTCCCGCCTCTCACTTCTCCGGTCCACGCTAAACCGCTAAAATACCACTGCTAGAGTCGTGAACTGAAAGATTGAAACACTCTATGCGTTACTCAAGGTAGCCCTCGAAAAGATCTGTGCCGTTTCCTCCTTTtcgcttctccttctccctcatttcctcttttctctctcccttctgtgcctcctttactcaccgccaccccccccccccccagccccacaacacttagagaagcagtgtggcctagtggctggaacgcaggcctgggagtgaggaggatctgggttctaatcccagctccgccacttgtctgcttcgtgaccttgggcaaatcgcttctcagtgcctcagttaccaagtcacttcacttctccgtgcctcagttacctcatctgtaaaatggggattaagactgtgagccccacgtgggacaacccgattcccctgtgtctaccccagcgcttagaacagtgctctgcacatagtaagcgcttaacaaataccaacattattagaatgaggatggagacggggagccctgtgtgggacaaggactgtgtccgacctggtttccttcttccacctcagcgcttagaacagtgctttgacactaAGTGCTAAGAAAATACCacgataattgttattattatgtctacatctgtaattttatttatattaatgcctgtctctagactgtaagctcgttgcgggcagggaatgtcagcatttattgctg
This sequence is a window from Ornithorhynchus anatinus isolate Pmale09 chromosome 20, mOrnAna1.pri.v4, whole genome shotgun sequence. Protein-coding genes within it:
- the CCDC89 gene encoding coiled-coil domain-containing protein 89, whose amino-acid sequence is MAQDEPGPGDELSEEDEELDGLKEALANLRQLSDEEKNEKALLRSRILEQSQLICILKRRADEAQERCRILDQLNSELEEERDRQVERLEAQNRLLEARFGELAANHEEMIRFMKEHKRQNARLREENELLKIQHRNHFSQALRDREAEVDQLTAREEALSKELGDLKAQYAQDAHRAQAREKELLEAQSQQACAHAGEAHSLQGQLQSLQEQHRDTLGRLEKAEELQRVQGGELRARLQALAREKEELLQLSMHRGKTLQLKQEEIGTLLEKLEAAEKARETAVDRFEREAAAVDSNLRVQDLQRQVGGIQKAYDELLLRSEAFKKHSLDLLTKERELNAKLRHLLP